The genome window CTGTGGTCGCAGTCGGCGCACAAAGTCAGGCTGGACCAGGACGGCCAGCCCGAGAAGACCACCGGCCACGTCTGGGACGAGGACCTGACCGAGTTGAACACCCCGATGCCGCGCTGGTGGATGGGCCTGTTCTGGCTGACCATCGTGTTCGGCTTCGCCTACCTGGCGCTCTACCCGGGACTGGGCGGCTATGCAGGCAAACTCGGCTGGCAGTCGGGCGGCGAGTACCAGGCCGAGCTGAAGCAGGCGAAGGCCGACTATGGTCCGCTGTTCGCCCAGTACGCGAAGCAGGACCTGAAGGCGGTCGCGGCCGACCCCCAGGCCCACGCCATCGGCGAGCGCCTGTTCTTGAACTACTGCGCCCAGTGCCACGGCTCCGATGCGCGCGGCAACAAGGGCTTTCCCAACCTGGCCGACAAGGACTGGCTGCACGGCGGCGAACCCGCGACCATCAAGGCCAGCATCATGCACGGCCGGGCGGGCATGATGCCCGCCATGGGCGCCGCTCTCGGTTCGGACAAGGACGTGGAGGCGGTCGCCCACTACGTGCGCAACCTCTCCGGTCTGACCGCCGACCCGGTGAAGGTCGCCTTCGGCAAGCCGAAGTTCGCCGCCTGCGTGGCCTGCCATGGGGCCGAAGGGAAGGGCAATCCGATGATGGGCGCGCCCAACCTGGCCGACAAGACTTGGCTGTACGGCGGCAGCGCCGAGACCGTGATGGAAACCATCCGCAAGGGGCGCAGCAACACCATGCCCGCCTTCGGCGAGTTCCTGGGCGAAGAAAAGGTGCACGTGCTGGCCGCCTACGTGTGGAGCCTGTCGAACGACCCGAGTGTCGAGACGGCCGACGTACGATGAACGCGCCCACGCCCTTGCCGCGCGAGGCGGTGGTCAAGATGTACGCCGCGCGCGAGGAGATCTACCCGCGCGAGACCAAGGGCCGCTACGCCTCGCTGCGCTGGGCCTGCGTCTGGCTCACCCAGCTGCTGTTCTACGGCCTGCCCTGGCTGGAGATGCACGGCCGCCAGGCCGTGCTGTTCGACCTCGCCAGCCGCAAGTTCTACCTGTTCGGCCTGGTGTTCTGGCCCCAGGATTTCATCTACCTCGCCGCGCTGCTCATCGTCTGCGCCTACGGCCTGTTCCTGGTGACGGCGGTGGCCGGACGGGTATGGTGCGGCTTCGCCTGCCCGCAGACCGTCTATACCGAGATCTTCCTCTGGATCGAGCGCAGGATCGAGGGCGCGCGCAGCGCCCGCATCCGCCTCGACCGCCAGCCCTGGGGCCTGGAGAAGCTCGGGAAGAAGGGCGCCAAGCACCTGGCCTGGGGCGCGGTGGCGCTGTGGACCGGCTTTACTTTCGTGGGCTATTTCACCCCGGTGCGCGCGCTGAGCTTCGACCTGCTGGCCCAGGACCTCGGCCCCTGGCAGGGCTTCTGGATCCTGTTCTACGGCTTCGCCACCTACGGCAACGCCGGCTGGATGCGCGAGCAGGTGTGCAAGTACATGTGCCCCTACGCCCGCTTCCAGAGCGCGATGTTCGACAAGGACACCCTGATCGTCACCTACGATGGCGACCGCGGCGAGCCGCGCAAGGCGCGCGCGGTGCGCGAGGGCGCCCCTGGTGCGGGCGATTGCATCGACTGTGGCATGTGCGTCCAGGTTTGCCCCACCGGCATCGACATCCGCAAGGGCCTGCAGTACGAATGCATCGGCTGCGCCGCCTGCGTCGACGCCTGCAATGGGGTCATGGACAAGGTCGGCAGGCCGCGCGGCCTGATCCGCTACGCCACCGAGCATGGGCTGGCGGGCAGGCTGGACGCCGCCGCGATCCGCAGGCGCATGCTGCGCCCGCGCGTGCTGGTCTACGCCGCCGTGCTGGGCGCCCTGGTGGCCGGCATGAGCGCCTCGATCGCGCTGCGCAACCCCCTCAAGCTGGACGTGATCCGCGACCGCGGTTCGATGGGGCGCGAGGTGGAGGACGGCATGATCGAGAACGTCTACCGCCTGCAGGTCATGAACACCAGCGAAACGCCGCAACGCCTGCAGGTGAGCGTGAGCGGCATTCCCACGGTGAGCGTGGCCGGCGCAGACCTGATCGAGATCGACGGCGCCACCACGCGGGCGGTGCCGGTGCGGGTGCGCATCGAGGGCGGCGCCGCCAGGCCCGGCTCCAGCAAGATCGATTTCACCCTGAGCGCGGTGCACGACCCGGCATTGTCGGTATCGGAAGACGCCGTGTTCATCGTGCCGAAGTAAGGAGAATGAGCATGCACACCACTTCCCATCCACTGCCGCGCGCAAGCGACGAAGCGCCCTGGTACAGGCAGCGCTGGCCCTGGCTCCTGATGATCGGCCCCGTGTGGGTGCTGGTCGGCGGCTGCATCATGATGTGGCTGGCGCTCAGCCGGCCCGACGCGCTGGTGGTCGGCGACTACTACAAGCAGGGCAAGGCCATCAACCAGGAGCTCGGCCGCGACCGCGTCGCGACCCGCCTCGGCCTGCGCTTCGAGGCCGGCTATGACGAGGAGGCGGGGCGCATCACCGGCCGCCTGGACAGTTTCGGCAAGCCGCTCGCCGCGCCATTTCGCATCCGCCTCGCGCATCCGACCCAGCCCGGCAAGGACCGGGTGCTCGAGGCCCTGCCGGACGCCCAGGGGCGCTTCGCCGCCGCCGCGCCGGCGCTGGAGGCGACCCACTGGCAGGTGGTGGTGGAGGGCGGAGCGCGCGACTGGCGCCTGGAGGGCAGCTGGAACCCGGCCAGGACGCAGGAGCTGAGCATCGTCGCCGACGCCCCCTGAATCACGCCCACCGCCTGCGGGGGAGGGTGAATTTTCGCGACAATCCGGCGCGCCCGGATCTGCTAAGGTGAAGCCTCCCTTCACTCATGCATGTCTGCGCCCGTATGTACACTGCCACCCTTGTTTCCCGCGACCTGTCCGGCCACGGACTGACGTTCGAAGGACGGCCGATCCGGGCCGAATTCAGCTTCGCCGGCACGCCGCTGCCGAACGCGGTGCAGGCCCGCACCCTCGATTTCTGGCTGGTCGGCGGCGCCAGCGGCGTCGGCAACTGGTCCAACGGGGGACATGCCGGCTCCTTCGTGGCCACCTACACCCCCACCCAGGCCGACGTCGGCAAATCGGTCTCGGCGGTGCTGCACCTGTACTACGGCGACGCGACCTACGTGGCGATGAGCGATCGCACGCTGTCGGTCATCAACGTCAACGACCTGCCGACGGGTAGCGTGCGCATCGTCGGCGACACCCGCAGCGCGGGCAGCGTCCTGACCGCCGTCAGCAGCATCGCCGACGAGGACGGCATGGGCACGCTCAGCTACGAGTGGCGCGCGGACGGCCAGCTCATCGCGGGCGCGAGCGCCGCGACGCTGACCCTGGGCCAGGGGGAGGCCGGAAAGAACATCACGGTCGTGGCGAAGTACGTGGACGGCGGCGGCCAGGCCGAGTCGGTGGCCAGCGACGCCGATCCCAGCCTCAAGCACATCAATACGCCCGGCGTCACGACCCTGAGCGGCGCCATCGCTCCCGGACAGAAGCTGCACATCGAGGTGGTCGATCCCGATCACCAGGGCAATGTCTACCACCGCTGGCAGGTCGCCGACGCCAGTGGCGCATGGCGCGACGTCGAAGGAGCGGGACTGAGCGACTTCACGCTCGGCGCGGAGCTGCCGTCGGCGGTGCGGGTGCTGACGGCCTACGCCGACCGCTATGGCGTGGTGGAGTCCTGGTCCAACACCATCGGCAGCGAGCGCGCCGACCGCATGACCGTGGGCGACTATTACAGCGACACCGACGTGGTCGAGACCAGGGGCGGCGACGACTTCATCACCCGCGGCATCGGCCTGGGCAACCGGATCGACGGCGGCGAGGGCCTGGACACCTTCGTCACTGCGGAAACGCGCTTCATGTTCGGCAAGAGCGCGCTGGCGGGCTATTGGGAGATGCAGAGCATCACCACCGGCCTGACCTCCTTCTACGTCAAGAATGTGGAGCGCGTGCACTTCCAGAACGGCGCCGACGGCGTGGCCCTCGACTACCAGGGCAATGCCGGCCAGGCCTACCGGCTCTACCAGGCCGCCTTCGACCGCACGCCGGACAAGGTCGGCCAGGGCTTCTGGATGGCGCGCCTGGACCAGGGCATGAGCCTGCTCGAGATCGCCAACGCCTTCGTCGGCTCGAATGAGTTCAAGACCCTGTACGGCGCCAATCCCACCAACGCCGGGATCGTCGCGCAGTTCTACCGCAACGTGCTCGACCGCGAGCCGGATGCGCAGAGCCAGTTCTGGGTCGATGCCCTCGACAGCAAGCGGGCCACCGTGGCCGAGGTGCTGGTCGGCTTCAGCGAGAGCGCCGAGAACGTCGCGGCCCTGGTCGGGGTGGCGGACAGGGGCATCGACTTCACGCCCTACACCGGCTAGGAGCGGGCGGCGGGCGTGGGCGCCGGGCCTCCGGCCCCGCGCCGGCAGGGCGTATGTACGCAGCATGACAACAACCCGCGTTGTTGATCCTCGTGCATCCGTGGTAGATTCCTTTTCGGCAACAGCGGCCCAGGAAGCCGCTCACATCAACGTCAAGGAAAGAAACCACCGCATGCCCGCCTTCCGTCAGCGCCACCTGCGCGCCACCCTCGCCGCACTGTTCCTGCCCGCCGTCCTTGCCGGCGCGGCCATGCCGCTGTCCGCCGTCGCCGCGCCTGCCGCGCAGGCGGCGGCCGTCAAGCCCTACAAGGCCTTCGATGTCTGGGCCGACAAGTTCGCCGAGGACTGGGTTCGCCTGAGTCCGCAACTGGCCACCAGCACCCAGTATTTCAGCGGCGCCGAGCAGGCCAGGCTGGACCGCGAGCTGACCCCGCTGACCGCGGCCCACCGCCAGAAAGTCGTGACCATGGCCAGGGCCGGCCTGAAGCGCCTCGACACCTTCAAGTCGGCGCCGCTGGACGAGACCCAGAAGATCTCGGCGGCCGTGATCCGCTGGTCGCTGCAGAACGTGGTCGCCAACGAGCCTTTCGAGGACCACAACTTCATCTTCTCGCAGTTCAGCGGCGTGCAGGTGGGCCTGGTGAACTTCCTGACCAACACCCATCCGCTGCGCAACGCGGCCGACGTCGACAGCTACCTGGCGCGCCTGGAGCAGGTCGCCCAGCGCATGGACGAGGCCCTGGCGCGCGGCCTCGGCGCCGCCGCCAGGAATTTGATCCCGCCGCGCTTCATCCTCGAGCGCGCCCAGTTCCAGGTCGACCACTTCCTCAAGCCGGAAGCGCGCCAGAACGTGCTGGTCACCACCTTCGAGCAGCGCAGCGCCAGCCTCAAGGACCTGACGCCGGAGGCGCGCAGCGCCGCCATCGCGCGCGCGACCCGCATCGTGGAAGAAAAGATCCGCCCGGCCTACGGCCGCGTGAAGGACTTCATGGCCGAGATCCACCCGCGCACCGGCGACGTGGCCGGCATCTCGCGCCTGCCCGAGGGCGCGGCCGCCTATGCGCGCGCGATCGAGAACTTCACCAGCACCAAGCTGAGCGCCAACGAGATCCACGAGATCGGCCTGCGCGAAGTGGCGCGCCTGGAAGGCGAGATGGACAAGCACCTGCGCTCGCTTGGCCTGACCGAAGGCAATATCGAAACCCGCATGAAGCAGCTCGACGCCCGCTTCCAGCCCAAGGGCGAGGGCGACCCGCGTCCGGCCATCCTGGCCAGCTATGCCGAGATGGTCAAGGACGCCGAGCGCCGCAGCGCCTCGCTGTTCAACCTGAAACCGCGCGCGCCGGTCGAAGTGTGGCGCGAGCCGCCGCTGACCGAGCCCTCGGCCGCGGCCCACTATTCGCTGCCGGCGCCGGACGGCAGCCGTCCGGGCATCTTCTGGGTGCCGATGCGCGGCCCCACCTTCGACATGATCCGCATGCGCAGCCTGGCCTACCACGAGGCGGTTCCGGGCCACCACTTCCAGCTGGCGATCCAGCAGGAGCTGACCGGCATCCCGAAATTCCGCAGCCAGCGCATCTTCAGCGGCGGCAGCGCGCACTCCGAGGGCTGGGCGCTGTACACCGAACGCCTGGCGGTGGAGCAGAACTGGTATGAGGGCGACGTGCCGGGCCTGCTCGGCGCGCTCGGCTCGGAGCTGTTCCGCGCCCGCCGCCTGGTGGTTGACACCGGCCTGCACTCGAAGGGCTGGACCCGCCAGCAGGCGATCGACTACGGCATCGGCGCCCAGGAGGTCGAGCGCTACGTCGCCTGGCCGGGCCAGGCCAATGCCTACATGATCGGCATGCTGCGCATCATCGAGCTGCGCGAAAAGGCCAGGAAGGAGCTGGGCGACAAATTCTCGCTGCCGGGCTTCCACGACCTGGTGCTGGGCGCGGGTTCGGTGCCGCTGGACGTGCTGGGCGAACTGGTCGACGGCTGGATCGCCAGGCAGAAGAAGGCTTGACGCCGATGCGCAGGTAAACGGGGGACGGCGGACCGCGTGCGGTCCGCCGTGAGGGTGGGGCGACAGGGATTACTTGTTGTCTTGCATCTTCTCGCCGGCGCGTTCCACGGCGCGGCCAGCCGCGTCGTTGACGTTGTCGGCGCTTTGCTTGACTTCGGCGGCGGCTTCCTTGGTTTCCTGCTTCACTTCGGCGCCGGCCGCTTCGATGCGGTCACCGGCGCGCTCGGCGGCGGCTTCCACGCGATCGCCCGCGCGCTCGGCGGCGGCGTTGGCTTCCGCCGCGGCTTCCTTGGTTTCGTTGGCGACGGTGGCGCCGGCGTTGTCGATCGCCGCGCCGGCTTCCTGGGCCGGGCCCTTGCCGTCGCCGTCAGTGTCTTTCTTGCAACCGGTTGCAGCGATTGCGGTCATCAGCATGATACCTGCCAAGGTCATCTTGTTCATGGTGCTCTCCTTAAAAGTCTTGTTAATTAATGTAGGACATTTGATAACAGTTTAGCGCTGTGTATTGTCGTGTTCGGTGCGCTAGCGCACGCCTGCTGGTAATCCGTGAAGGATGTTGTTATGCTGAATGGCGTTGTGCAGAAGGAAACAAATATAGTCGCCAATGCACGCAAGCGTTTTGGGCTGGGCCAAAGCCTGGTCCGTGGACACAACACCGGCGCACACGATGTCGCCATTGCCTGTCAGGGGAAACATGTCACTCAATGAGTTGGTTACCGCCATTAACGGCGTCGTCTGGAGTCCGGCACTGATCGCACTATGCCTCGGCACCGGCCTGTATTTCTCGGTGCGCTCACGCTTCCTGCAGGTGCGCCACATCGGCGAGATGGTCCGCCTTATGTTTGAAGGAAAGAGTTCGGACCAGGGCGTGTCCTCCTTCCAGGCCCTGGCCATGACCCTGGCCGGCCGCGTCGGCACCGGCAACATCGCCGGCGTCGCCACCGCCATCACCTTCGGCGGCCCGGGCGCCGTGTTCTGGATGTGGGCCATGGCCTTCCTCGGCGCCGCCTCGGCCTTCGTCGAGTCCACCCTCGGGCAGGTCTATAAGGAACAACTGGGCAAGGAATACCGCGGCGGCCCCGCCTTCTACATCGAGAAGGGCCTGGGCATGAAGTGGTATGCGCTGACCTTCGCCTTCGCCACCATCCTCGCCACCGGCGTGCTGATGCCGGGCGTGCAGGCCAACTCGATCGCCGAGAGCCTGAAGACCGCCACTGGCATCGACACCATGTACACCGGTTTCGGCCTGTGCGTGGTGCTCGCCTTCATCATCTTCGGCGGCGTCAAGCGCATCGCCCACTTCGCCGAGATCGTGGTGCCCTTCATGGCGGCCGGCTACATCCTGGTCGCAGTGGTGATCGTGGCCATGAACATCTCGGCCCTGCCGGAAGTGCTGTCGCTGATCTTCCGCTCCGCCTTCGGCGCCGACGCGGCCTTCGGCGCCATCCTCGGCCTGGCGATCCAGTGGGGCGTCAAGCGCGGCGTCTACTCGAACGAGGCCGGCCAGGGCACCGGCCCGCACGCCTCCTCGGCGGCGGAAGTGAGCCACCCGGCCAAGCAGGGCCTGGTGCAGGGCTTCTCGGTCTACATCGACACCCTGTTCGTGTGCTCGGCGACCGCCTTCATGCTCCTGATCACCGGCCAGTACAACGTCGAGGCGCCGGACGGCACCCCGATGTTCACCGGCGTGCAGGGCGTGGCCTCCGGTCCCGGCTACGTCCAGACCGCGCTCGAGAACGTGATGCCGGGCTTCGGCTCGCTGTTCGTGGCGATCGCGCTGCTGTTCTTCGCCGGCACCACCATCGTCGCCTATTACTACATCGCCGAGACCAACATCGCCTATATCAACCGCACGGTCAACCGTCCCTGGATGACCATGCTGCTGAAGGTCGCGATCATCGGCTCGACCTTCTACGGCGCGGTCAAGACCGCCGAAGTGGCATGGGGCCTGGGCGACATGGGCGTGGGCCTGA of Massilia sp. KIM contains these proteins:
- a CDS encoding FixH family protein — its product is MHTTSHPLPRASDEAPWYRQRWPWLLMIGPVWVLVGGCIMMWLALSRPDALVVGDYYKQGKAINQELGRDRVATRLGLRFEAGYDEEAGRITGRLDSFGKPLAAPFRIRLAHPTQPGKDRVLEALPDAQGRFAAAAPALEATHWQVVVEGGARDWRLEGSWNPARTQELSIVADAP
- the ccoG gene encoding cytochrome c oxidase accessory protein CcoG codes for the protein MNAPTPLPREAVVKMYAAREEIYPRETKGRYASLRWACVWLTQLLFYGLPWLEMHGRQAVLFDLASRKFYLFGLVFWPQDFIYLAALLIVCAYGLFLVTAVAGRVWCGFACPQTVYTEIFLWIERRIEGARSARIRLDRQPWGLEKLGKKGAKHLAWGAVALWTGFTFVGYFTPVRALSFDLLAQDLGPWQGFWILFYGFATYGNAGWMREQVCKYMCPYARFQSAMFDKDTLIVTYDGDRGEPRKARAVREGAPGAGDCIDCGMCVQVCPTGIDIRKGLQYECIGCAACVDACNGVMDKVGRPRGLIRYATEHGLAGRLDAAAIRRRMLRPRVLVYAAVLGALVAGMSASIALRNPLKLDVIRDRGSMGREVEDGMIENVYRLQVMNTSETPQRLQVSVSGIPTVSVAGADLIEIDGATTRAVPVRVRIEGGAARPGSSKIDFTLSAVHDPALSVSEDAVFIVPK
- the ccoP gene encoding cytochrome-c oxidase, cbb3-type subunit III, with protein sequence MSDFFNVFWHYYIAVITVLSILGCGILLWSQSAHKVRLDQDGQPEKTTGHVWDEDLTELNTPMPRWWMGLFWLTIVFGFAYLALYPGLGGYAGKLGWQSGGEYQAELKQAKADYGPLFAQYAKQDLKAVAADPQAHAIGERLFLNYCAQCHGSDARGNKGFPNLADKDWLHGGEPATIKASIMHGRAGMMPAMGAALGSDKDVEAVAHYVRNLSGLTADPVKVAFGKPKFAACVACHGAEGKGNPMMGAPNLADKTWLYGGSAETVMETIRKGRSNTMPAFGEFLGEEKVHVLAAYVWSLSNDPSVETADVR
- a CDS encoding DUF4214 domain-containing protein codes for the protein MYTATLVSRDLSGHGLTFEGRPIRAEFSFAGTPLPNAVQARTLDFWLVGGASGVGNWSNGGHAGSFVATYTPTQADVGKSVSAVLHLYYGDATYVAMSDRTLSVINVNDLPTGSVRIVGDTRSAGSVLTAVSSIADEDGMGTLSYEWRADGQLIAGASAATLTLGQGEAGKNITVVAKYVDGGGQAESVASDADPSLKHINTPGVTTLSGAIAPGQKLHIEVVDPDHQGNVYHRWQVADASGAWRDVEGAGLSDFTLGAELPSAVRVLTAYADRYGVVESWSNTIGSERADRMTVGDYYSDTDVVETRGGDDFITRGIGLGNRIDGGEGLDTFVTAETRFMFGKSALAGYWEMQSITTGLTSFYVKNVERVHFQNGADGVALDYQGNAGQAYRLYQAAFDRTPDKVGQGFWMARLDQGMSLLEIANAFVGSNEFKTLYGANPTNAGIVAQFYRNVLDREPDAQSQFWVDALDSKRATVAEVLVGFSESAENVAALVGVADRGIDFTPYTG
- a CDS encoding DUF885 family protein; its protein translation is MPAFRQRHLRATLAALFLPAVLAGAAMPLSAVAAPAAQAAAVKPYKAFDVWADKFAEDWVRLSPQLATSTQYFSGAEQARLDRELTPLTAAHRQKVVTMARAGLKRLDTFKSAPLDETQKISAAVIRWSLQNVVANEPFEDHNFIFSQFSGVQVGLVNFLTNTHPLRNAADVDSYLARLEQVAQRMDEALARGLGAAARNLIPPRFILERAQFQVDHFLKPEARQNVLVTTFEQRSASLKDLTPEARSAAIARATRIVEEKIRPAYGRVKDFMAEIHPRTGDVAGISRLPEGAAAYARAIENFTSTKLSANEIHEIGLREVARLEGEMDKHLRSLGLTEGNIETRMKQLDARFQPKGEGDPRPAILASYAEMVKDAERRSASLFNLKPRAPVEVWREPPLTEPSAAAHYSLPAPDGSRPGIFWVPMRGPTFDMIRMRSLAYHEAVPGHHFQLAIQQELTGIPKFRSQRIFSGGSAHSEGWALYTERLAVEQNWYEGDVPGLLGALGSELFRARRLVVDTGLHSKGWTRQQAIDYGIGAQEVERYVAWPGQANAYMIGMLRIIELREKARKELGDKFSLPGFHDLVLGAGSVPLDVLGELVDGWIARQKKA
- a CDS encoding sodium:alanine symporter family protein, translating into MSLNELVTAINGVVWSPALIALCLGTGLYFSVRSRFLQVRHIGEMVRLMFEGKSSDQGVSSFQALAMTLAGRVGTGNIAGVATAITFGGPGAVFWMWAMAFLGAASAFVESTLGQVYKEQLGKEYRGGPAFYIEKGLGMKWYALTFAFATILATGVLMPGVQANSIAESLKTATGIDTMYTGFGLCVVLAFIIFGGVKRIAHFAEIVVPFMAAGYILVAVVIVAMNISALPEVLSLIFRSAFGADAAFGAILGLAIQWGVKRGVYSNEAGQGTGPHASSAAEVSHPAKQGLVQGFSVYIDTLFVCSATAFMLLITGQYNVEAPDGTPMFTGVQGVASGPGYVQTALENVMPGFGSLFVAIALLFFAGTTIVAYYYIAETNIAYINRTVNRPWMTMLLKVAIIGSTFYGAVKTAEVAWGLGDMGVGLMAWLNIIAILMLQKVAFKCLRDYEAQKKAGKDPQFDPVALGIANAHYWEQRKASPRQGKETTEVA